The Andrena cerasifolii isolate SP2316 chromosome 14, iyAndCera1_principal, whole genome shotgun sequence genome contains a region encoding:
- the Obp5 gene encoding odorant binding protein 5: MGRNMYVKWLFCASLFVSIEYGPVKGEPSREQLEKVAKSVRNSCLQKIDTTEERVFGLRKGEFPDDYNLACYTNCVMKALRTYKNDAVDFKMLLKQVDSFMPAEVAPRLKAGIRKCAQEEYTGDGCEMCYQYVQCCYNSDPEIFFFP, translated from the exons ATGGGTCGGAATATGTACGTTAAATGGCTGTTTTGTGCGAGTTTGTTCGTATCTATAGAATACGGACCGGTGAAAGGT GAGCCGAGCCGCGAGCAATTGGAGAAAGTAGCCAAGAGTGTGCGGAACTCTTGCTTGCAGAAAATTGACACTACCGAAG AACGGGTGTTCGGGCTCAGAAAAGGAGAATTCCCAGATGACTACAATCTTGCCTGCTACACGAATTGCGTCATGAAAGCGTTGAGAACT TACAAGAACGACGCCGTCGATTTCAAAATGCTGCTTAAACAAGTAGATTCGTTTATGCCAGCTGAGGTGGCACCTCGACTGAAGGCTGGCATAAGAAAATGTGCACAAGAAG AGTACACCGGCGACGGGTGCGAAATGTGCTACCAATACGTGCAGTGCTGCTACAATTCGGATCCGGAGATATTTTTCTTCCCCTAA
- the Obp6 gene encoding odorant binding protein 6, whose amino-acid sequence MKRFSVILLVALTLIFLAVRNAESKKLTIEEAKKTIKNLRKVCSKKNDTPKALLDGQHRGEFPREESLMCYMRCIMTTTKTMKNDVIMFDWFASNARLMLEEEYIPRVDHIIEVCKPQVTATEGCEVAWQFGKCVFETDKELYLAP is encoded by the exons ATGAAGCGGTTTAGCGTTATCTTGCTGGTCGCTTTGACACTCATCTTTCTGGCGGTCAGGAACGCCGAGAGC AAAAAGCTCACCATAGAGGAGGCGAAGAAGACGATAAAGAACCTGAGGAAGGTCTGCTCGAAGAAGAACGACACCCCGAAAG CCCTCTTAGACGGCCAACACAGAGGCGAGTTTCCAAGAGAAGAGAGTCTGATGTGCTACATGAGATGCATAATGACTACCACTAAAACT ATGAAGAACGACGTAATAATGTTCGACTGGTTCGCGAGCAATGCCCGTCTGATGTTGGAGGAAGAATATATTCCACGAGTGGATCATATAATTGAGGTTTGCAAACCTCAAG TGACGGCCACGGAGGGATGCGAGGTCGCATGGCAGTTTGGCAAATGCGTGTTTGAAACGGACAAAGAG CTCTACTTGGCTCCATGA
- the LOC143376320 gene encoding pheromone-binding protein Gp-9-like yields the protein MKSLLVVGCLCLVAATVRADKAEMDKFMELAKEHVESCGKEVGVSEAEWVKFHDENVEGDDKKKFGCMQACIMKQMGMMDGAAFNPDKMKEVLDKILPDREAADAQLKMATDCIEQVKDKDEACEAAMAFSQCYAMKSKPE from the exons ATGAAGTCTCTGTTAGTGGTCGGTTGTCTCTGCCTCGTTGCG GCAACGGTGCGCGCGGATAAGGCGGAAATGGACAAATTTATGGAACTCGCAAAAGAGCACGTGGAAAGTTGTGGCAAGGAAGTCGGCGTCTCAGAAG CCGAGTGGGTTAAATTTCACGATGAGAACGTAGAAGGAGatgataaaaagaaatttggatGCATGCAAGCGTGCATAATGAAACAGATGGGCATG ATGGATGGCGCCGCTTTCAACCCAGACAAGATGAAGGAAGTATTGGATAAAATATTACCCGACCGTGAAGCGGCAGATGCTCAACTGAAAATGGCAACGGACTGTATTGAGCAAG TGAAAGACAAGGACGAAGCATGCGAAGCTGCAATGGCATTCTCGCAATGCTACGCCATGAAGAGCAAGCCAGAATAA
- the LOC143376688 gene encoding general odorant-binding protein 19d-like, whose product MKNIFIAISMLVAVMIVHADVVDIYLENSKDPFLKCAKENGFTEQNMRDVFDKDAKGGLDGASCLRACTLKSMNLMKDSKLNLEKINDFLKTAHSEHPEMVSAGQKAAAVCAEKVKTISDECKLAYSFADCFLDEH is encoded by the exons ATGAAGAACATTTTCATCGCTATCAGCATGTTGGTCGCCGTG ATGATCGTTCACGCGGATGTTGTCGATATCTACTTGGAGAATTCGAAGGACCCGTTTCTAAAGTGCGCGAAAGAAAACGGTTTCACTGAAC AGAATATGCGAGACGTATTCGACAAAGATGCAAAAGGTGGCTTGGACGGAGCTTCCTGCCTTCGTGCATGCACTTTGAAATCAATGAACTTG ATGAAAGATTCGAAGCTGAACTTGGAGAAGATAAACGACTTCCTGAAGACCGCGCATTCTGAGCATCCAGAAATGGTCTCAGCCGGGCAGAAGGCAGCGGCGGTATGCGCCGAAAAAG tgaaaacgATATCAGACGAGTGCAAACTGGCGTACTCCTTCGCCGACTGTTTCCTAGATGAACATTGA
- the LOC143376687 gene encoding uncharacterized protein LOC143376687, translating to MKFLLAVTCLLAAVTIVRGMDQDTTIAKYMEYLTPDITPCADEFHMTQEQATNIQQANTGVDAKSMGCLKACVMKRMKILIGTDFHVEPIYTMIEKVHAGFPEEIQNVKEIASSCSEEIKGESDECNLGNKYTDCYIEKLFST from the exons ATGAAGTTCCTCCTTGCTGTTACTTGCCTGCTGGCCGCCGTA ACAATCGTTCGCGGTATGGACCAAGACACAACCATAGCGAAGTACATGGAGTACTTGACGCCGGACATAACTCCTTGCGCTGATGAGTTCCACATGACGCAAG AGCAAGCTACGAATATACAACAGGCGAATACCGGCGTGGACGCGAAGAGTATGGGTTGCCTGAAAGCGTGCGTGATGAAACGAATGAAAATT TTGATTGGCACCGACTTCCATGTGGAGCCGATTTACACGATGATAGAGAAGGTTCACGCGGGTTTCCCTGAAGAGATCCAGAACGTCAAGGAGATCGCGTCTTCTTGCTCCGAAGAAA TCAAAGGCGAATCTGACGAGTGCAACCTAGGCAACAAGTACACCGACtgttatatcgaaaaactcttcTCCACATAA
- the Obp7 gene encoding odorant binding protein 7, whose protein sequence is MSCKIAILVCIIACSVTIQAIDLQQISGVLDVPVDQLNDCLNENHLNDGDVTDIEGMLRDSALSPEKAEEVMKNFGCFVSCIFEKSNITINDEIQLDRVLRIAERNNFPINDQTTNKLKDCVDKVKDEANKCGAALSFSFCFLQQIGHH, encoded by the exons ATGAGTTGTAAGATCGCGATTCTCGTTTGCATTATTGCTTGCAGC GTGACGATTCAAGCAATTGATCTGCAACAGATCTCCGGGGTACTGGACGTGCCAGTGGATCAGCTTAATGACTGTCTAAACGAGAACCATTTGAACGATG GGGATGTTACGGACATCGAGGGTATGCTTCGCGACAGCGCACTGTCTCCAGAGAAAGCTGAGGAAGTGATGAAGAACTTTGGCTGCTTCGTTTCGTGCATTTTCGAGAAATCGAACATC ACGATCAACGACGAAATACAACTGGATCGGGTGCTCCGAATAGCAGAGCGTAATAACTTTCCTATCAACGATCAGACAACCAACAAATTGAAAGACTGCGTGGATAAAG TGAAAGACGAAGCTAACAAATGCGGCGCAGCCCTCTCTTTTTCATTCTGCTTTTTACAACAGATCGGACATCATTAA
- the LOC143376255 gene encoding pheromone-binding protein Gp-9-like — protein sequence MKCTLFLMLAGLAFMAAHANPTPETLAYGLSQLFHIDLRQAEICIHKTAATIDDLRTLEDVATARDKSPADEKSIRRASCTLTCCAQTQGTMTGSKIEVEAIQILIQKSNIPEYVKATANSVLNTCKDEVKTITDECLVSYAFFRCFVIQSRNFDD from the exons ATGAAGTGTACACTGTTTTTAATGCTCGCTGGCCTTGCCTTC ATGGCTGCCCACGCGAATCCTACTCCCGAGACTTTGGCCTACGGATTGTCGCAATTGTTTCATATCGACTTGAGACAGGCGGAAATATGCATCCACAAAACGGCAGCGACAATTG ACGATCTAAGGACACTGGAGGATGTGGCAACCGCCCGTGATAAGTCTCCGGCCGATGAGAAGAGCATAAGGAGAGCAAGCTGCACTTTGACTTGTTGCGCTCAAACACAAGGCACT ATGACAGGCAGTAAGATTGAAGTGGAAGCCATTCAGATTCTGATTCAAAAATCGAACATACCGGAGTATGTGAAAGCGACAGCTAACTCGGTTCTGAATACATGCAAGGATGAAG TGAAAACCATCACTGACGAGTGTCTCGTGAGCTACGCATTCTTTAGGTGCTTTGTCATCCAAAGTCGTAATTTCGACGATTAA
- the LOC143376257 gene encoding uncharacterized protein LOC143376257, translating to MKTTVIFLCSLCLASYRLVRANDPEEPPAKCFVKMGVTLAEIPHLLQDQSAEGIRRRGCVEHCYLEKMGFMTGNSISIENIDAQIDKILENSDNKDSMREAVHQCAADAADDDECMVAEKFAKCGFEHLRLGVQNMLQPSNT from the exons ATGAAGACCACCGTGATCTTCCTCTGCTCCTTGTGCCTTGCGTCCTACAGG TTGGTTCGCGCTAATGACCCGGAAGAACCACCGGCCAAGTGTTTTGTGAAAATGGGTGTTACCCTAG CTGAGATCCCGCATTTGTTGCAAGACCAGTCAGCGGAAGGAATAAGGAGACGCGGCTGCGTGGAGCATTGTTACTTGGAGAAGATGGGCTTC ATGACCGGTAATAGCATAAGCATAGAGAACATCGACGCCCAGATAGACAAAATCCTAGAGAACAGCGACAACAAGGACAGCATGCGTGAAGCTGTGCACCAGTGCGCAGCCGATG cTGCTGATGATGACGAGTGCATGGTAGCCGAAAAATTTGCCAAATGCGGATTCGAACATCTGCGACTTGGTGTTCAAAACATGCTTCAACCTTCGAACACTTAA